TTTATTCCTCCCAGTTTATACCCGGCAATGACATTGTCATATATATTCATTGTGGGAAAGGGGTTGGGTTTTTGAAAGACCATTCCGATTTTTCTGCGAAGCCCTATCGGGTCCAGAGAGTGGATTTCCTGTCCTCTCAAAAATATCTCACCCTCCCATCTTATCTCCCTGTCCAGCTCATGCATTCTGTTTATAGCCCTTAAAAACGTGGTTTTGCCGCATCCCGAAGGACCCATGATCGCAGTCACTTTATTCGGGGGTATTTCGACATTGATTTTGTTTAGAGCTTTTGCTTCTCCGTAGTAAAGCGAAAAGTCAACGCTTTTTAAAACTGAACTTTCCATTTTTTCGATATTCCTGTCGCGATAAAGTTGACCAGCAATACAAACACAATTAAAAACAAAGAAGCTCCCCACGCTATATCATGCCAATCTTTGTACGGACTTGTCGCGTACCTGTATATCAGCAACGGAAGAGCGTTCACCGGTTTAAAAATATTGTAGTTCATGAATTGGTTGCCAAAAGCCGTGAAAAGAAGAGGGGCTGTCTCCCCTGCTATTCTCGACACACCCAAGAGAATTCCCGTCATTATGCCGCTGAGGCTTATTGGCAGAACAACTCCGAGAATGGTCCTGTAATAAGGGACCCCAAGAGACATGGAAGCTTCTTTTAACGTAGGATTGACCATTCCGACGGTTTCTTCAGTTGCTTTGATGACCAGGGGCAGCATCATAATGGAAAGGGCAACCGACCCCGCAAAAGCGGAAAACATGCCTTTGAGCGGTTTGACTACCCAGATGTAGGCGATTATACCCATTATTATCGATGGAACTCCTTGAAGGACTTCAACCCAGGACCTGATCCAGAAAGCCAGATGTTTTCCCTTGTTTTCAGCGAGAAATACACCGCACAAAATTCCCACGGGGACCGATAGGATCAAAGTCAGCCCAATCAAAAGCAGAGTCCCGATTATGGCGTTAGAAATACCTCCCCCTTCTTGTCCCACCGGAGCCGGAAGAGAAAGTAAAAAATCGATATTGATTACCGACAATCCTTTTTTGACGACGAAAAATATTATCAGT
This candidate division WOR-3 bacterium DNA region includes the following protein-coding sequences:
- the pstA gene encoding phosphate ABC transporter permease PstA, with protein sequence MKQKSFSFRKAENIFFKTSVIVFSLATVVPLLLIIFFVVKKGLSVINIDFLLSLPAPVGQEGGGISNAIIGTLLLIGLTLILSVPVGILCGVFLAENKGKHLAFWIRSWVEVLQGVPSIIMGIIAYIWVVKPLKGMFSAFAGSVALSIMMLPLVIKATEETVGMVNPTLKEASMSLGVPYYRTILGVVLPISLSGIMTGILLGVSRIAGETAPLLFTAFGNQFMNYNIFKPVNALPLLIYRYATSPYKDWHDIAWGASLFLIVFVLLVNFIATGISKKWKVQF